The genome window TGGCATGGTAGGTTTAtttatcaaaatagtttaacctgcttttttgtaatgatcactgatctggctttcaaAGCTAAATATGAAAATGCCCTTTTTGTTACAAATTTGACCAGAATAATGTAGAATGCACATCCACTAATAACCCATTTCTGGTAGCAGGCATTATAGAACATTAATACTGGTTTCATAAAACATCTCTCAAGCACAAGCCTACGTGCTAGTGAGTAGCCAGTGAATCTTTATATTTAAAGTCTGCCAACTTggatctacagtgcattcagaaagtattcagaccccttgatcttttccacattttgttacggtaccgccttattccaaaatgtatttaaaaataaataattcctcattaacctacacacaataataccccataatgacatgggAAATAAAATAAACTGCAATATGACTTTtccatacactaccgttcaaagtttggggtcacttagaaatgtccttgtttttaaaagaaaagctAAACATTTTATCCATTAAAATTActtaaaattgatcagaaatacagtgtagacattgttaatgttgtaaatgactattgtagctggatacggcagattcttttttttttgtaatggaatatctacagttgacgtcgggagtttacatacacttaggttggagtcattaactcctttttcaaccactccacaaatgtcttgttaacaaactatagttttggcaagtcagttaggacatctactttgtgcatgacacaagtcatttttccaacaattgtttacagacagattatttcacttaacattcgatgtatcacaattccagtgggtcagaagtttacatacactaagttgactgtgcctttaaacagtttgaaAAATGAAAAAGGTCGAcaaattaatcggaatggccaattaattagggccgatttcaggttttcataacaatcggtaatcggcatttttggacaccgattgtggactcttttttttaaccttaacctatttaggcaagttagttaagaacacattcttattttcaatgactgcctaggaacggtgggttaactgccttgttcaggggcagaacgacagatttttaccttgtcggagGAGCCTgcgtgacaggctgactacctgttacgtgagtgcagcaagaagccaaggtaagttgctagctagcattaaacttatctaaTAAAAATAATCAACCTTAATAGAATCACaaattaactacacatggttgatattactagtttatctagcttgtcctgcgttgcatataatcgatgcggtgcctgttaatttatcatcgaatcacagcctacttctccAAACAGGTGATGATTTACCCAGCGCATTCTcgaaaaagcactgtcgttgcaccaatgtgtacctaaccataaacatcaatgcctttctttaaaatcaacaagtatatatttttaaacctgcatatttagttaatattgcccgCTAACATGactttcttttaactagggaaattgtgtcacttctctagCGTTCTGagcaagcagtcagggtatatgcagcagtttgtgCTGCCAGGCTcgttgtgaactgtgtgaagTCCATGTATTCCTAACAAGGAccataattaatttgccagaattgtacataattatgacataacattgaaggttgtacaatgtaacagcaatatttagacttagggatgccaccggttagataaaatacggaattgttctgtatttcactgaaagaataaacgttatGTTTTTCGAAATggtagtttctggatttgaccatattaatgaccaaaggctcgtatttctgtgtgtattatattataattaagtctatgatttgatagagccgtctgactgagtggtggtaggcagcagcaggctcgtaagcattcattcaaaaagcactttcgtgcgtttgccagcagctcttcattgtgcttcaagcattgagctgtttatgacttcaagcctatcaactcccgagattaggcttgtgtaaccgatgtgaaatggctagctagtcagcggggtgcgcgctaatagcgctTCGATCCGTAACggcactcgctctgagaccttgaagtagttttCCCCTTccccgctcaggaaggagacacgttctgtctcctagagatgaacgtactttgttgtgaaaagtgcaaatcaattccagaacaacagcaaaggaccttgtgaagatgctggaggaaacaggtacaaaagtatctatatccacagtaaaacgagtcctatgtcgactgactctgaaaggccgcttagcaaggaagaagccactgctccaaaaccagcatcaaaaatccagactacggtttgcaactgcacattgggacaaagatcgtactttttggagaaatgtcctctggtctgatgaaacaaaaatagaactgtttggctataatgaccattgttatgtttggaggaaaacaccatcccaaccgtgaagcatgggggtggcatcatcatgttgtgggggtgctttactgcagaagggactggtgcacttcacaaaatagatagcatcatgaggcaggaaaactatgtggatatattgaagcaacatctcgagACATCGGTcacgaagttaaagcttggtcacaaatgggtcttccaaatggacaatgaccccaagcatacttccaaatttgtggcaaaatggcttaaggacaacagtcaaggtattgtagtggccatcacaaagccctgacttcaatcctatagaacatttgtgggcagaacggaaaaagtgtgtgcgagtaaggaggcctacatcctgactccgttacaccagctctgtcacgaggaatgggccaaaattcacccaacttattgtgggaagcttgtggaaggctacccgaaacatttgacccaagttaaacaatttaaagacaatgctaccaaatactaattgagtgtatgtaaacttctgacccactgggaatgtgttgaaagaaataaaagatgaaataaataattctctctactatttttgtgacatttcacattcttaaaataaagtggtcatcctaactgacctaagacagggaattgttactaggattacattgtgaaaaactgagtttaaatgtatttggctaaggtgtatttaaatttcggacttcaactgtacgtaggcgtacagaggtccattatcagcaaccatcactcctgtgttccaatggcacattgtgttagctaatccaactggtataattttaaaaagctaattgagcattagaaaacccttttgcaattgatAGCACAGCTAAACTTTTGTCCTGATTTAAAGCAGCAATAAAACTATCCTCCTTTCGACTAGTTGAGtacctggagcatcagcatttgtgggttcgattacaggctccaaatggccagaaacaaagcattttcttctgaaactggtcagtctattcttgttctgagaaatgaaggctattccatgcgagaaattgccaagaaactgaagatctcgtacaacgccgtgtactactccattcacagaacagcacaaactggccctaaccagaatagaaagaggagtgggaggccccggtgcacaactgagcaagaagacaagtacactagagtgtctagtttgagatacagacgcctcacaagtcctcaactggcagcttcattaagtagtacccgcaaaacaccagtctcaacgtcaacagtgaagggacgactccgggatgctggccttctaggcagagtccGTGGCTATTATCAAATACTCTGGAATACGGCAAATACAGTATACCGACCAAGTCTACAGCAGCCCAAAGTTGAAGGTTAGGGAGATCGTCCGTAGATGCCAATGACTACACTAACTCTCTTGACTCTTATTTTTGAGTATTGCTATGTTATGGTGATATAAAGCAGTGAACACCCTCAACTTTTTTATACTGgaataattatattattttaatCTCAACCACTATTATGGAAAGTGATATTTATAGTATCTCAGGCAGAGGCTAACCTATAGAAACATTTGTTCTTGTAGCAGTTAACCTTTAGATGACTATTTACCCCCATAGTCTGGATGCAATTGCTTGGGATCCCAAATGGCAATGTATTCCcaagatagtgcactactttttactgCAGCCCTATAGATCCTGgactgatcaaaagtagtgcactatatagggaatagcattTAGGATGCAGATAGTCTGTCTCACCACATGACTCACTTGTTCTCTCAATATGCagattagtgtatgtaaacgggATGTGGATACCATttgcatgtctctgtgtccagtttgAAGGAGGTTAAGAGGTAGTATTGCGAGCCTATGTTAACTAGTGTTGTTagttcccatagacttccagtcattgcctTAACGCTAGATAGCCATTGAGCTAACGCTAGTGagaaacttccttcaaactgcacgcagagacacaaaaatggtatccatgagttcatctgactctggcgAAGTAGGTAAAGGGCTTCATTGGCAAAATCCCGGAGTATCCAtttatttgggacacagacaaagGCTTCTCCAAGGGAAAGGGGCTCTGAGCCATGCTTTGATCCTTAAAATTGAAATTGTTCTACCTGTATGCAGACCTTCATCAATAGCACTGTAAATAATCGGCTTGCGCTTTGTTTGATATTATTTATATGATTACTTTGAGTTTGAATGTAATTTGAATTTGGAAAGTCTGAAATATATTATGTTCAGTTGGAAACATGATATCAGTAATATGCTAAAaataatctccctccctccccctctctctctcctctccaggtgtaTCGGCGCCTGGCTAGCGGGAGTCGAAGCATGCATGTGAGGTCAGAGATCAAATTGGACGTGGAGCTGTGATGCGTGCGGCGAGCTGCAGGATGAACGTGGCGACGATACTGAACGGCCTGCTGGTGTCGGTGGTGGCAGCACTGCTCTGGAAGTACGTGAGGCTAAGCGAGCACGCTGCAGTACTGGAGGAGGAGCTGCAGCTGACCCGCCAGTCCCAGGAGTTGACCCAGGCCCGGATAGACTACCACGCTGCTCTGCTGGCACTCCAGGAGTATGGCACCCGTATGGTCTGCACCGGCAAGATGCACACTGATCGCATCTGCCGCTTTGACTACCTGTGCTACTGCACCGAGGCCGAAGAGTTTGTCTTCTTCCACAGCAACTCCTCCTTCATGTTGCCCAACCTGGGGCCCCGGCGATTCCAGCCAGCCCTGCTGGACCTGTCCTCTGTAGAGGATCACAACACCCAGTACTTCAACTTCCTGGAGCTGCCCGCAGCTGCCCTCAAGTTCATGCCCAAGCCTGTGTTCATCCCTGACGTCACCCTCATCCTCAACCGGTTCAATCCGGATAATCTGATGCACGTGTTCCACGATGACCTGCTTCCCATCTTCTACACCATGCGGCAGTACTCGGACCTGGACGATGAGGCCCGTCTGGTCTTCATGGAGGGCTGGGGTGAGGGCGCACACTTTGACCTCTACCGCCTGCTGAGCAGCAAGCAGCCACTTCTCAAAGAACAGCTGAGGAACTTTGGCAAACTTATGTGCTTCACAAAGTCCTACGTGGGCTTGTCCAAGATGACCACATGGTACCAGTACGGCTTTGTCCAGCCACAGGGCCCCAAAGCCAACATCCTGGTCTCTGGGAACGAGATCCGGCAGTTTGCCTCATCGCTGATGGAGAAGCTCAATATCACCacgcgaggaggagaggagagcgcaGCGGAGGAAAAGGACGAATACATCGTAGTGTTCAGTCGCTCCATCAACAGACTCATCCTGAATGAAGCGGAGCTGATCCTGGCGCTAGCGCAGGAGTTCCAGATGAGAGCGGTGACGGTGTCTCTGGAGGAGCAGACCTTCCCCAGTATCATCAAGGTCATCAGCGGGGCCTCCATATTGGTCAGCATGCACGGGGCCCagctggtctcctctctcttcctctcccggGGGGCCGTCGTAGTGGAGCTCTTCCCCTATGCGGTCAACCCAGAGCAGTACACCCCTTACAAAACCCTGGCGTCTCTACCAGGCATGGACCTGCATTATGTGGCCTGGAGGAACATGGTGGAGGAGAACTCTGTGGCCTACCCAGAGAGGCCCTGGGAGCAGGGAGGTATAGCCCACCTGGATAAGGAAGACCAGGAGCACATCCTGGCCAGTAAGGAAGTGCCCAGACACCTGTGTTGCCGCAACCCGGAGTGGCTCTATCGCATCTACCAGGACACCATAGTGGACATCCCTTCTTTACTAGAGGCTCTCAGAGCGACAGTGAAAATCAGGCCCAACCTGAAGAAGGCCAAGCCTGCCAGCACGGTCCACCCAGGCCAGGTCAGAGAGCCCCAGTGCCAGACGTCGGTCCAGGCCACCAACGAGGCCATGCTGACTGTGTCGTGGCAAATCCCCTGGAACCTGAAGTACCTGAAAGTCAGGGAGGTGAAGTACGAAGTGTGGATCCAGGAGCAAGGAGAGAACACGTACATGCCTTATATTCTCCCCCACCAGAACTATACCTTCTCTGAAAACATCAAACCCTTTACGACGTACCTGGTGTGGGTGCGCTGCATCTTTAACAAAAACCTCCTGGGGCCCTTTGCAAATGTACTCACGTGCAGGACATAATTTGAGTTGATATTTACAGTTTCAAGAATGTGACTGCTTGTTCCAGATGATCAGATATTGGGGCTTTGGATTATTGAAGGTGATGCTAGAAAGTTctgtataatttcagccagtagttttgaaagtagcGCTCACGAGACTAAATGGGTCCcggaaaatgttgcacaattgTATACAACGTCATTCATTTTGTATGACATGTTACGTCCTGCACGATAAATGTATGTTTCCTggaattcgtatgatatgttatgaatttgcaagtGCTTTAAGATCCCGTTCAATCTCTTTTTAAAAAGAACTTCTGTGATTGAGGATTGTCTCCGATTTGAGGATAGTTGATATGATGTCATCTGTATCTAGGATGAGCGACTGTGCTGTTTGATGAGACAACCATGTCCTCACACAGAGGAGAGTGAAATGCAGTAGAAATTCAATGGAATTTAGCATGGGACCAGGGAATACATGAGTCACGATTTAAGGATGCATTGTCTGTACCTGCAGAAAGTGCTATACAACATGTATTTTTGAGATATAGGAATTTCTTTAATATACTTATTTATGAGCAAAAATGTATAGTATAAATTCATGTATGTTTTTTTATTAGTCTTAAACACTGAACCTATCTATCTATACCTGTACTTATTTGAGTGTGTAATGTAGGTTTTCAGCAAAGCCCAGGTGGGACTTTAGGATGACTTGGTCTTGGTTTCATACTTGATTGGTTTGTGATTTGTTATACAGTTATCTGATAAATCACACCTTTGTGGCTTAGCCTACCCTCCTGCACAAAGTTGTAGCTTTGTCACGTTGTCTTTCTAATTGGCAATTTACATAATTGCAGAATGTTGCCaaaaccttaaagggatactgtgAGATTCTGGCAATtgtctacttacccagagtcaaaTGAACTCGTGGGTACCATATTTATGCCTCTGCgtgcagtatgaaggaagttaggaTTGGCTCGCGAAATTACTTCTatctagcattagcacaatgactggaagtctatgggcaTCTGCTAGCTGGGTATCTGCTTCAGGCCTGCGAAATTCCAGTCCTCGGggacctgattggtgtcacacttttcccCGATCCCTAGCAAACACCTGATTTAAACTAATTGCGTTTTTAACTGAAGCTCATGATTAGTTAACTATTggtgtcaggtgtgttagctggggcaaaagtgtgacaccaatcaggcccccaaggactggagttgcccagacCTGCTTGCTGCAGGTACCCAtacacttccagtcattgtgctaacactAGTAGCgctagcaacttccttcaaaccaCACGCAGAGACAGAAAAGGGGTATCTATGAGATCATCTGACCctgaggaagtagataaagggcttcattgccaaaatcccaaagtattcCTTTAAGAGAAACCAAAGTGAATTTGAAAATATGGTCACCAGTCTACAGTACCATTaagtgtgtgttattagttgtgATTTGGATTATCTTGTGCTTCATTGAGGCTTTAATATTTGCCATTTACCGTTTTGAACTATTGTGACCCATGGATAATAAATTCTTCCCCTTCTAGATTATTTGAGATATTAATTCAAGGCAGATAAAACTTTCGAACTGTGGGTCCAGGAAAATATGTTGCCAGTTTTCTAAAGATGTGGACTAAAACATGCATTATTCATTCAAATGTAGCAGTCTTTTAAGAACAGGGTTCCTCTAAATGAAAATTAAGAGAATCTATTATCATGTATTTATGTGAAAGGTTCTGTTGCTGTGTGGTCACTAGATATGCGAGGGGTAGTTCTATTTCTTTCAGAAAAACTGGAGTTTCTTCAATCAGTTTCTTTGTCATTGCCCTGTGTGTCAAATGATAAATACAAAAAGGTTCATATCACTTCAGTGTCCCCATTACAGCAATTCTGAGTTCAATTGTCCTATTTGTTGTTATTCAGTCCACACAGTTGCAGAATATGATCAGAATTCCTTACTTACTATTAATGGGTACCATTTCTGATTGTGATCATTTACATTTTGCACAGGTTATATGCATGCATAAACTTGACTATAATTAGCCTGCTATGCTTTTAATTTGAAAGGGTGGTAATGACTGCTCTGCCCCAAATCAAGCTGGAGGAGTAACCCATTCTATGGCTCATCAGTGCTGCTAACCATGCGTGATGCAGGgtttgtatcccaaatggcaccctcttccctttatagtgtactacttttgaccaagaccGATAAAGGTGACCAGAGCCTAAAAATAGTGCTGATTTTGGGACTCAACCCAAGTCTATATGATAGTGTGCAATGCTGCCTGTTACTTTTCATTGCCTTGTGGTCCTTGTAGCTTCCCAGTATGTACCAAGCCCCCAGAGTAAGAGTGCTGATGTAGGATCAGGTCTTGCTGCTGCCCTCCTGTCCTACTAAGCGTatatacattgccttcagaaagtatttacaccctttgattttttccccacattttgttgttacaaagtgggattaaaatggttGAAAAAATGTACAATTAAATGAATCTACAAATaatctgtaatgtcaaagtggaagaaaaatactaacatttgtaaaaaataaaaaaacactaaTACAGTATATCtttattacataagtattcaacccactTAGTCaacacatgttagaatcacctttgccagcgactacagctgtgagtctttctgggcaagtctctaagagctgtgagtctttctgggcaagTCTCTAACAGCTgctcacacctggattgtgcaacatttgccccttattattttcaaaattcttcaagctctgtcaaattggttgttgatcattgctagcaaactattttcaggtcttgccatagattttcaagcagatttaagtcaaaactgtaactcggctactcaggaacattcactgttttgtgaatgacacaaatattaatttccacaaagtttgctgcttcagtgtctttagatatttttgccagatgttactatggaatactgaagtataattacaagcatttcatgagtgtcgaaggcttttattgacaattacttgaagttgatgcaaaaagtcaatatttgcagtgttgacccttctttttcaagacttctgcaatccgccctggcatgctgtcaattaacttctgggccacatcctgactgacggcagcccattcttgcataatcaatgcttggagtttgtcagaatttgtgggtttttgtttgtctacccgcctcttgaggattgaccacaagttctcaatgggattaaggtctggggagtttcctggccatggacccaaaatatcgatgttttgttccctgaggcacttagttatcacttttgccttatggcaaggtgctccaacatgctggaaaaggcattgtttccttaccaaactgttcctggatggttgagagaagttgctctcggaggatgtgttggtaacaTTCTTTATTTataaaattgtgagtgagcccactcccttggctgagaagcaaccccacacatgtattgtcttatgatgctttactgttgacacaggactgatggtagcgctcaccttgtattctccggacaagcttttttccggatgccccaaacaatcggaaaggagaaagttactttaccccagtcctcagcagtccaatccctgtaacttttgcagaatatcagtctgtccctgatgtttttcctggagagatgtggcttctttgctgcccttcttgacaccaggccatcctccaaaagtcttcacctcactgtgtgtgcagatgcactcacagctgcctgctgccattcctgagcaagctctgtactggtggtaccccgatcccacagctgaatcaactttaggagacggtcctggtgcttgctggactttcttgggcgcacagaagccttcttcacaacaattgaaccgctctccctGAAGTTTTTGATGATCCgacaaatggttgatttaggtgcaatcttactggcagcggtatccttgcctgtgaagccctttttgtgccaATCAATGATGATGGTAACCAtgcttgacagaggaagaactgattccaagcaccaccctccttttgaagcttccagtctgttattcgaactcaatcagcatgacagagtgatctccagccttgtcctcgtcaacactcacacctgtgttaatgagagaatcactgacatgattttagctagtccttttgtggcagggttgaaatgcagtggaaatgttttttggggattcagttcatttgcatggcaaagagggactttgcaattaattgcaattcatctgatcactcttcctaacattctggagtatatgcaaattgccatcatacaaactgaggtagcagactttgtgaaaattaatgtgttattctcaacttttggccacgactgtagatttGGACTTGTGTTTTAGGTTTGTGTCCAAATGAAATGTGAATTAatcttccagtgtctggtggaaagtagactgaaccaagttttcctctagaattttgcctgtgcctagctccattccatttatattttaccctgaaaaactccccagtctttaGCGATTACaagcataacatgatgcagtcaccgctatgcttgaaaatatggagagtggtactcagtaatgtgttgtattgggtTTTCCCCAAATGTAACACCTTGTAtttaggaca of Oncorhynchus gorbuscha isolate QuinsamMale2020 ecotype Even-year linkage group LG15, OgorEven_v1.0, whole genome shotgun sequence contains these proteins:
- the LOC123996546 gene encoding protein O-linked-mannose beta-1,4-N-acetylglucosaminyltransferase 2-like, which codes for MRAASCRMNVATILNGLLVSVVAALLWKYVRLSEHAAVLEEELQLTRQSQELTQARIDYHAALLALQEYGTRMVCTGKMHTDRICRFDYLCYCTEAEEFVFFHSNSSFMLPNLGPRRFQPALLDLSSVEDHNTQYFNFLELPAAALKFMPKPVFIPDVTLILNRFNPDNLMHVFHDDLLPIFYTMRQYSDLDDEARLVFMEGWGEGAHFDLYRLLSSKQPLLKEQLRNFGKLMCFTKSYVGLSKMTTWYQYGFVQPQGPKANILVSGNEIRQFASSLMEKLNITTRGGEESAAEEKDEYIVVFSRSINRLILNEAELILALAQEFQMRAVTVSLEEQTFPSIIKVISGASILVSMHGAQLVSSLFLSRGAVVVELFPYAVNPEQYTPYKTLASLPGMDLHYVAWRNMVEENSVAYPERPWEQGGIAHLDKEDQEHILASKEVPRHLCCRNPEWLYRIYQDTIVDIPSLLEALRATVKIRPNLKKAKPASTVHPGQVREPQCQTSVQATNEAMLTVSWQIPWNLKYLKVREVKYEVWIQEQGENTYMPYILPHQNYTFSENIKPFTTYLVWVRCIFNKNLLGPFANVLTCRT